The following proteins are co-located in the Castor canadensis chromosome 5, mCasCan1.hap1v2, whole genome shotgun sequence genome:
- the Ttpal gene encoding alpha-tocopherol transfer protein-like isoform X2 yields MSEESDSLRTSPSVASLSENELPPPAEPPGYVCSLTEDLVTKAREELQEKPEWRLRDVQALRDMVRKEYPTLSTSLDDAFLLRFLRARKFDYDRALQLLVNYHSCRRSWPEVFTNLRPSALKDVLNSGFLTVLPHTDPRGCHVLCIRPDRWIPSNYPITENIRAVYLTLEKLIQAEETQDGFPIRIKAVHIVNEPRIFKGIFAIIKPFLKEKIANRFFLHGADLNSLHTNLPRNILPKEYGGTAGELDTATWNAVLLASEDDFVKEFCQPTPGCDSILGHTLLPEGLSSNAQCDDSMRAVKSQLYSCY; encoded by the exons ATGTCAGAAGAAAGTGACTCTCTGCGAACCAGCCCCTCTGTGGCCTCGCTCTCCGAGAATGAGCTGCCACCACCGGCTGAGCCTCCTGGTTACGTGTGTTCACTGACAGAGGACCTGGTCACCAAAGCCCGGGAGGAGCTGCAGGAGAAGCCCGAGTGGAGACTCCGGGATGTGCAGGCCCTTCGCGACATGGTGCGGAAGGAGTACCCCACCCTGAGCACATCCCTGGATGACGCCTTCCTGTTGCGCTTCCTCCGTGCCCGCAAGTTTGATTACGACCGGGCCCTGCAACTGCTGGTCAACTATCACAGTTGCAGGCGAAGTTGGCCCGAGGTCTTCACTAACCTGAGGCCATCAGCCCTGAAAGACGTCCTCAATTCCGGATTCCTCACTGTGCTGCCCCACACAGACCCCAGGGGCTGCCATGTCCTCTGCATCCGCCCAG ACAGATGGATCCCAAGCAACTACCCAATTACTGAAAACATCCGAGCCGTATACTTGACATTAGAAAAACTCATTCaggctgaagaaacacag GATGGTTTCCCCATTCGGATAAAAGCAGTCCACATAGTGAATGAACCTCGAATATTTAAAGGCATTTTTGCCATCATAAAACCATTTCTGAAGGAGAAAATAGCAAACAGA TTCTTCCTCCATGGGGCTGACCTGAACTCCCTCCACACAAACCTTCCAAGAAACATTCTCCCCAAGGAGTACGGGGGCACAGCTGGGGAGCTGGACACTGCCACCTGGAATGCGGTGCTGCTGGCCTCAGAGGATGACTTTGTGAAGGAGTTCTGCCAACCTACGCCTGGCTGTGACAGCATCCTGGGCCATACGCTACTGCCTGAGGGTCTGAGCTCAAATGCACAGTGTGATGATTCCATGCGAGCTGTTAAGTCCCAGCTGTATTCCTGCTATTAG
- the Ttpal gene encoding alpha-tocopherol transfer protein-like isoform X1, translating into MSEESDSLRTSPSVASLSENELPPPAEPPGYVCSLTEDLVTKAREELQEKPEWRLRDVQALRDMVRKEYPTLSTSLDDAFLLRFLRARKFDYDRALQLLVNYHSCRRSWPEVFTNLRPSALKDVLNSGFLTVLPHTDPRGCHVLCIRPDRWIPSNYPITENIRAVYLTLEKLIQAEETQVNGIVILADYKGVSLSKASHFGPFIAKKVIGILQDGFPIRIKAVHIVNEPRIFKGIFAIIKPFLKEKIANRFFLHGADLNSLHTNLPRNILPKEYGGTAGELDTATWNAVLLASEDDFVKEFCQPTPGCDSILGHTLLPEGLSSNAQCDDSMRAVKSQLYSCY; encoded by the exons ATGTCAGAAGAAAGTGACTCTCTGCGAACCAGCCCCTCTGTGGCCTCGCTCTCCGAGAATGAGCTGCCACCACCGGCTGAGCCTCCTGGTTACGTGTGTTCACTGACAGAGGACCTGGTCACCAAAGCCCGGGAGGAGCTGCAGGAGAAGCCCGAGTGGAGACTCCGGGATGTGCAGGCCCTTCGCGACATGGTGCGGAAGGAGTACCCCACCCTGAGCACATCCCTGGATGACGCCTTCCTGTTGCGCTTCCTCCGTGCCCGCAAGTTTGATTACGACCGGGCCCTGCAACTGCTGGTCAACTATCACAGTTGCAGGCGAAGTTGGCCCGAGGTCTTCACTAACCTGAGGCCATCAGCCCTGAAAGACGTCCTCAATTCCGGATTCCTCACTGTGCTGCCCCACACAGACCCCAGGGGCTGCCATGTCCTCTGCATCCGCCCAG ACAGATGGATCCCAAGCAACTACCCAATTACTGAAAACATCCGAGCCGTATACTTGACATTAGAAAAACTCATTCaggctgaagaaacacaggtgaATGGAATTGTAATTCTTGCAGACTACAAAGGAGTGAGCTTATCAAAAGCATCTCACTTTGGCCCTTTTATAGCCAAAAAGGTGATTGGCATCCTCCAG GATGGTTTCCCCATTCGGATAAAAGCAGTCCACATAGTGAATGAACCTCGAATATTTAAAGGCATTTTTGCCATCATAAAACCATTTCTGAAGGAGAAAATAGCAAACAGA TTCTTCCTCCATGGGGCTGACCTGAACTCCCTCCACACAAACCTTCCAAGAAACATTCTCCCCAAGGAGTACGGGGGCACAGCTGGGGAGCTGGACACTGCCACCTGGAATGCGGTGCTGCTGGCCTCAGAGGATGACTTTGTGAAGGAGTTCTGCCAACCTACGCCTGGCTGTGACAGCATCCTGGGCCATACGCTACTGCCTGAGGGTCTGAGCTCAAATGCACAGTGTGATGATTCCATGCGAGCTGTTAAGTCCCAGCTGTATTCCTGCTATTAG